The Sciurus carolinensis chromosome 18, mSciCar1.2, whole genome shotgun sequence genome contains a region encoding:
- the LOC124970079 gene encoding 2-acylglycerol O-acyltransferase 2-B-like isoform X1: MEASPRFLCGGLQAFAVLQWVFSFLGLGSVCLVALLLALLSRAWILVVLYLLWLYGDRNTPRVGGRRSAWVRNWAIWRHFRDYFPISLVKTAELDPCRNYLFGFHPHGVLVVGAFGNFCTEATGFSRLFPGLRPHLLMLPCWFQIPIFRDYIMTSGLVSSDKASVSYLLSCSGGGQVAVLAVGGPLEALEAKPGALSLRIRNQKGFVKVALEHGAALVPVFSFGENELFRQLPNPPGSCVRRAQEALQSLLSVALPLFHGRLGLLMPFRSPIHTVDPCGRLAGGGPSILATGPSSCSSPSGRSDSGAAKPAAQPGASGRAARALRGAAHAVVRGTQGALRSPCRQAPGPHLGAPSRPCPFPSVTAGGGVELKMGTERRVCVFVPGV, encoded by the exons ATGGAGGCCTCTCCCAGGTTCCTTTGCGGGGGTCTCCAAGCCTTCGCAGTCCTGCAGTGGGTCTTCTCCTTCTTGGGACTTG GCTCCGTGTGCCTGGTGGCCTTGCTCCTTGCTCTCCTCAGCCGGGCCTGGATCCTCGTGGTCCTTTACCTGCTCTGGCTCTATGGGGACAGGAACACACCCAGGGTTGGAGGCCGGCGCTCTGCCTGGGTTCGAAACTGGGCGATCTGGAGACATTTCCGTGACTACTTCCCCATATCG ctagTTAAAACCGCAGAGTTGGATCCCTGCCGGAACTACCTCTTTGGCTTCCACCCTCACGGGGTCCTGGTTGTGGGGGCCTTTGGCAACTTCTGTACAGAGGCCACTGGTTTCTCCCGCCTCTTCCCGGGCCTCAGGCCACACCTGCTCATGTTGCCTTGCTGGTTCCAAATCCCTATCTTCCGGGACTACATTATGACTAGTG GGTTGGTCTCCTCTGACAAGGCCAGCGTTTCCTATCTGTTGTCCTGTTCTGGGGGCGGCCAGGTGGCCGTCCTGGCCGTGGGAGGGCCCCTGGAGGCGTTGGAGGCAAAGCCCGGAGCATTGAGCTTGCGGATCCGGAATCAGAAAGGATTCGTTAAGGTGGCCCTGGAACACGG GGCCGCGCTGGTGCCTGTCTTCTCCTTTGGGGAGAATGAGCTCTTCCGGCAGTTGCCAAACCCCCCGGGCTCCTGCGTGCGGAGGGCGCAGGAGGCGCTGCAGTCACTGCTGAGCGTGGCCCTGCCGCTGTTCCACGGCCGCCTGGGCCTCCTGATGCCCTTCCGCTCGCCCATCCACACCGTCG ATCCCTGCGGCCGGCTGGCTGGGGGCGGCCCGAGCATCCTAGCGACCGGCCCTTCATCGTGTTCCTCCCCCAGTGGGCGCAGCGATTCCGGTGCAGCGAAGCCCGCGGCCCAGCCGGGCGCAAGTGGACGCGCTGCACGCGCTCTACGTGGAGCGGCTCACGCAGTTGTTCGAGGAACACAAGGAGCGCTACGGAGTCCCTGCAGACAGGCACCTGGTCCTCACCTAGGCGCGCCCTCCcggccctgccccttcccctcgGTGACCGCAGGTGGGGGAGTGGAATTAAAGATGGGAACAGAGCGCCGCGTTTGTGTGTTTGTGCCTGGTGTGTGA
- the LOC124970079 gene encoding 2-acylglycerol O-acyltransferase 2-B-like isoform X2: protein MEASPRFLCGGLQAFAVLQWVFSFLGLGSVCLVALLLALLSRAWILVVLYLLWLYGDRNTPRVGGRRSAWVRNWAIWRHFRDYFPISLVKTAELDPCRNYLFGFHPHGVLVVGAFGNFCTEATGFSRLFPGLRPHLLMLPCWFQIPIFRDYIMTSGLVSSDKASVSYLLSCSGGGQVAVLAVGGPLEALEAKPGALSLRIRNQKGFVKVALEHGAALVPVFSFGENELFRQLPNPPGSCVRRAQEALQSLLSVALPLFHGRLGLLMPFRSPIHTVVGAAIPVQRSPRPSRAQVDALHALYVERLTQLFEEHKERYGVPADRHLVLT, encoded by the exons ATGGAGGCCTCTCCCAGGTTCCTTTGCGGGGGTCTCCAAGCCTTCGCAGTCCTGCAGTGGGTCTTCTCCTTCTTGGGACTTG GCTCCGTGTGCCTGGTGGCCTTGCTCCTTGCTCTCCTCAGCCGGGCCTGGATCCTCGTGGTCCTTTACCTGCTCTGGCTCTATGGGGACAGGAACACACCCAGGGTTGGAGGCCGGCGCTCTGCCTGGGTTCGAAACTGGGCGATCTGGAGACATTTCCGTGACTACTTCCCCATATCG ctagTTAAAACCGCAGAGTTGGATCCCTGCCGGAACTACCTCTTTGGCTTCCACCCTCACGGGGTCCTGGTTGTGGGGGCCTTTGGCAACTTCTGTACAGAGGCCACTGGTTTCTCCCGCCTCTTCCCGGGCCTCAGGCCACACCTGCTCATGTTGCCTTGCTGGTTCCAAATCCCTATCTTCCGGGACTACATTATGACTAGTG GGTTGGTCTCCTCTGACAAGGCCAGCGTTTCCTATCTGTTGTCCTGTTCTGGGGGCGGCCAGGTGGCCGTCCTGGCCGTGGGAGGGCCCCTGGAGGCGTTGGAGGCAAAGCCCGGAGCATTGAGCTTGCGGATCCGGAATCAGAAAGGATTCGTTAAGGTGGCCCTGGAACACGG GGCCGCGCTGGTGCCTGTCTTCTCCTTTGGGGAGAATGAGCTCTTCCGGCAGTTGCCAAACCCCCCGGGCTCCTGCGTGCGGAGGGCGCAGGAGGCGCTGCAGTCACTGCTGAGCGTGGCCCTGCCGCTGTTCCACGGCCGCCTGGGCCTCCTGATGCCCTTCCGCTCGCCCATCCACACCGTCG TGGGCGCAGCGATTCCGGTGCAGCGAAGCCCGCGGCCCAGCCGGGCGCAAGTGGACGCGCTGCACGCGCTCTACGTGGAGCGGCTCACGCAGTTGTTCGAGGAACACAAGGAGCGCTACGGAGTCCCTGCAGACAGGCACCTGGTCCTCACCTAG